In Cicer arietinum cultivar CDC Frontier isolate Library 1 chromosome 7, Cicar.CDCFrontier_v2.0, whole genome shotgun sequence, the genomic window tgtttattttttcattacAATCTTGAATCTTAGCATTTATAGTCTCCATGAAAGCCGTAAGATGCTCCACTTGCATGTTATTGAAAGATGGATCCCAAGTTGGAAACTTGTTCCCCAATATAGCTTTTTTCACTTTTAAAATTTCAGCTTCAATTATTTCCTTCTTAATTTTGAAGTAGTCTTTGATATCAAAAATCTTAAGAGATGTTTCAATCTTTTGATTCTCATATTCTTGAAGCATTGAGTTTACAAGTGTAGGGTCTGGTGGCCATATTGTTGGCGCAACATTATCATCACCATCATACATAATCAAGCAAGCTTTGCCTCCGGACTTGATAGAAAAATCCGAAACTTTCTTTGTTAATCCTTTTTTTCTATtcataaaagttattttgcgaactttttcattattgatgtattttattgCTACTTTTGCACGCCCCATTCTACACatatcaaacaaaaatccaaaaattaattaaaaatattaatcaacaaattttaatatattctcgtgatataaaattaaatacacaaaccaattttgttataataatatcctttcttgtttaaaaattaagaattcaTATCGATTCTTTAATTTACTCATTTGATTTCTTTCGATGTAAACTTACTTAACACAACAtacatacaaaaaattaaacaaaaacaatagaGCATAATTGGTCTCGTTATAGATTTTAGCTGAACAATCCATTGTTTCTGTCAACAACACATGAGATCATGAAAATGCCCAAAAGGCATAACCAACAAATAACAATGCATGTTCGTTTTAGATAGGGAGGTTTGAGATTCCAATCTTTAAGTTATTaaagttgaaagttgaaattgcCGTGCCAACT contains:
- the LOC101509127 gene encoding uncharacterized protein is translated as MGRAKVAIKYINNEKVRKITFMNRKKGLTKKVSDFSIKSGGKACLIMYDGDDNVAPTIWPPDPTLVNSMLQEYENQKIETSLKIFDIKDYFKIKKEIIEAEILKVKKAILGNKFPTWDPSFNNMQVEHLTAFMETINAKIQDYFTNHVDLPPNSSTNQLCQLVECDDLEVKPINVCQLMECDDLEVKSINERANQFADVDDWTNQLDDDILNWIRQPDQFSWKDISLLPPTEHESASSNALTRPKYSF